DNA sequence from the Geobacter sp. AOG2 genome:
GCGGCAATTGCAGTCCATCCATCCTGAGGCCATCGTGGCGCTGGGCAGGTTTGCCGCCCAGACCCTGCTGGGCACCAAGGAGCCGATTTCCCGGCTGCGCGGCAAGTTCCACGATTACCACGGCGTGCCGGTCATGCCCACCTATCACCCCTCCTACTTGCTGCGCAACCGAGCGGATTCGGGGCCCTTTTGGGAGGTATGGGAGGACATGACCCAGATCCTGCGGTTCCTGAAACTGCCGGTGCCGGAAAAAACGCGGAAGAAGTAGCCCGGTCGGGTTTTGGGCGCGGCTAAAAGGAATCCTTGGAAGGAGTCTGACATGACGGTTCAGCAGCAGATAGACCAATTTCTTTCCTCTCCGGCCTTCGGAGTCATCGGGGCATCGAAAAACCGTTCCAAATACGGCAATAAGATATTGCGTTGCTACCAGCAGCACGGTTACAAAGCCATACCGGTCAATCCCAATGAAACGGAGATTGAGGGGGTTGCCAGCGTTTCCGCCATCAACGACCTTCCCCCGGAGGTCAAGAGTATCTCCATGATCACTCCCCCTGCGGTGACCGCGCAACTCGTGCCGCTGGCGCTCGAAAAGGGCATCGAGAACATTTGGATGCAGCCGGGAGCGGAACACCCCGAGGCGGTGGCTCTCTGCCGACAGCGCAATATCAATGTCATTGCCGACGGGAGTTGCCTGCTGGTCGTGGTGGGGTATCACGACCACTAGCAGGTTGTTGAAAAACAGCCATCAGGCCTTCGTCCTCGAAAGCCGCCTTGTGCGGCGTAGAGCTGCTACGCCTCCGCAGGGCCTGTCTGGCGGGTGCGACGATCTGGCTATTTTTAAACAACCTGAGTTTTTTTAACAGCCTGTTAACGGTTGTTACACGATATTTACTTGCCAGCCGCCTGAAAAGCTGACATAGTAATAAGTAATCTGGACGGGCGCCTGCCCGTCCTTTTATTTTGAGTTGTTTACGTTAGGAGCTTTACCATGCAGGAACGTATCAGAAACATCGCTATCATCGCACACGTCGACCATGGCAAGACCACGCTGGTTGATGCCATGCTGCGCCACTCCGGCGTTTTCCGGGAAAACGAGGCCATCACCGAGCGCGTCATGGACTCAAATGACCTGGAGAAGGAGCGTGGCATAACTATCCTGGCCAAAAACCTCTCCATCCATCATGGCCGCTATAAGATCAATATTGTGGACACCCCGGGACACGCCGACTTTGGCGGCGAGGTGGAGCGGGTTCTCAAGATGGTCGACTCGGTGCTCCTTTTGGTTGACGCCTTGGACGGCCCCATGCCCCAGACCCGTTTCGTGCTCAAGAAATCCCTTGACCTGGGCCTGAAGCCGATCGTAGTCATCAACAAGATCGACCGTCCGGGCAGCCGGCCGGATGAGGTGCTGAACATGGTCTTCGACCTGTTCTGCGAACTGAACGCCAGCGACGATCAACTGGATTTCCCGGTGGTCTACACCAGTGCCAAGCTCGGCTTCGCCAAGCTGGACGTCAGTGTCGAATCCAGCAGCATGGAGCCGCTCTTCGCCGTGATCGAGAGCAATGTCCGCCCCCCTCAGGGAGACGCCAAGGCCCCCTTTCAGATGCTGGTGGCCAACATTGACTACAATGACTACATCGGCCGCATCGCCACGGGCCGCATCTTCAACGGCAGCGTCGCCTCCGGTGAAACAGTGGCCATGATCAAGCAGAACGGCACGATCCAGCGGGGTCGCATCACCAAGTTGTTTGGCTACGAAGGCCTGAAACAGGTGGAGATCAGCGAGGCGGGCACCGGCGATATCGTGACCGTGGCCGGTTTTGACGAGATCAGCATCGGTGAAACCCTGGCCTCGGCCGAGACCCCCGTCGCCGTGCCCTACGTTTCCATTGACGAACCGACCCTGGCCATGAACTTCATGGTTAACGCCTCGCCTTTTGCCGGCAGAGAAGGGAAATGGGTTACCTCGCGCAACATCCGGGAGCGCCTCACCAAGGAGTTACGCACCAACGTATCACTGCGGGTCGATGATACCGACTCTCCAGACACCCTGAAGGTTTCAGGTCGCGGCGAACTGCATCTGTCGATCCTGATCGAAAACATGCGCCGCGAAGGCTTTGAACTGGCCGTATCGAAACCGGAGGTAATCATCCGCGAGAAGGACGGCCAAAAGATGGAGCCGATGGAATACCTGGTGGTGGATGTTGCCTCCGAGTTCCAAGGCGCCATCATCGAGAAGATGGGCCCGCGCAAGGGAGAGATGGCAGCCATGAGCCCCATGGGCGAGATGGTACGCCTGGAGTTCATCATTCCGGCCCGCGGCCTGATCGGCCTGCGGGGTGAGGTGCTGACCGACACCCGCGGTACGGCGGTCATGACCCACACCTTCCACGAATACGCACCCTACAAGGGGGACATCCCCGGCCGTAAGAACGGCGTGCTGATTGCCATGGAACACGGCGAGACTACCGCCTATTCGCTGGACGCCCTCCAACCTCGTGGGACCCTCTTCATCGGAGCCGGGGTCGAGGTTTACGGTGGTATGATTATCGGCCAGCACGCCAAGGACAACGACCTGGACGTCAATCCCTGCAAGGGCAAAAAGCTGACCAACGTGCGCGCCTCCGGTTCGGACGACGCCATAAAACTGACGCCGCCGCGCCTCCTGACCCTGGAGCAGGCACTGGAATTCATCGACGATGATGAGTTGGTGGAGATCACCCCCCTCTCGATTCGCCTGCGCAAAAAAGAGCTAGACCCCACCAAGCGCAAGCGGGCCTCAAAAAACTAACAGTCATTCTCATTCGGATATGCAAAAGAAAAGGGATGGAATCGTGTTTGATTCCATCCCTTTTTCCATATTGGGCGCCGATATAAAAACGCATGTCGGCCTGGATGCTGATGCCTATAATTTGATCACAAACAAAATCCCCGCATGCCCCTTACATAGCACATGAATGCATAAAAAAGCAGCAATCCAGCCTCGCTAAGGCTGGCAACATGTCTATTGTCGAGTGTAAATATATTAAATTACTATGTTAATTACTTTGGCATATAGCATGCAAAGTGGATGCATACACTGACGAGACCAGCAAGTGCGACCGAAACAGGAAAGATACTTGGCAAAGGCGCCACCATTCTTCGGGGTGGAGCGCCTTTTGTATTGGGGGACCTCCGCAGGCTCATCCATAGGAAGGCGAGGAACATTATGGCAAAGCCCGATTGGTACGATACAACCGACTGTGAAACTAACGACAAGGGTGCGCCGAAGTTCTGCAAGAAATCCGAACCCGGCGAAGGCACCGAACGATCCTGCGCCTATGACGGCGCTCGCGTCGTATTGATGCCGATCACTGACGTGATCCATCTTGTGCACGGCCCCATCGCCTGCGCCGGCAACTCCTGGGACAACCGCGGCGCCCGCTCCTCCGGAGCGCAACTCTATCGGCGCGGCTTTACGACCGAGATGCTGGAGAATGACGTTATCTTCGGCGGCGAAAAGAAGCTTTACAAGGCCATTCTGGACTTGGCTGAACGTTACAAAGGACAGGCCAACGCCATGTTCGTCTACGCGACCTGCGTGACAGCCATGACCGGCGACGACGTGGAGGCGGTCTGCAAGGCCGCCTCAGAAAAGATTTCACTTCCGATCATCCCAGTCAATACCCCAGGCTTTATCGGCGACAAGAATATCGGCAACCGCTTGGCCGGCGAGATCCTGTTCAAGCACGTGATCGGCACGGCCGAACCGCCGGTTCTGGGAGACTACCCAATCAACCTGATCGGCGAGTACAACATTGCCGGCGACCTGTGGGGCATGCTGCCACTCTTCAACCGCCTGGGCATCCAGATCCTCTCCTGCATCAGCGGAGATGCCAAATTCGAGGAGTTGCGATACGCCCACCGGGCTAAGCTCAATATCATTATCTGCTCCAAATCGCTGACCAACTTGGCCAAGAAGATGCAAAAAAACTACGGTATGCCCTACCTGGAAGAGTCGTTTTACGGTATGACCGATACAGCCAAGGCGCTCAGGGACATTGCACGCGAGTTGGACAATATCGTCAACGGACTGGAGAAGCGGACCATGCAGGACCGGGTGGAACAGCTTCTGGCCGAAGAAGAGGAGGCGTGCCGCAAGCGGATCGCCCCCTTTCGCGCCCGGTTGGAAGGGAAGCGGGCCGTGTTGTTCACCGGCGGCGTCAAGACCTGGTCCATGGTCAACTCCATGCGGGAGTTGGGCGTTGAGATTCTGGCGGCAGGCACCCAGAACTCGACCCTGGAAGACTTCTATCGCATGAAGGGGCTGATGCACAAGGACGCCAAAATCATTGAGGACACCTCCACTGCCGGACTCCTGGCGGTTATGGCCGAGAAGATGCCGGACCTGATCGTGGCGGGGGGCAAGACCAAGTATCTGGCGCTCAAAACCAAAACCCCGTTTTTGGACATCAACCATGGGCGATCCCATCCCTATGCCGGTTACGAGGGTATGGTGACCTTTGCCCGTCAGCTCGACCTGACGGTCAACAACCCTATCTGGCCAGTGATCAACCAGCCGGCGCCGTGGGAGAAGAGCGACGAGCAGCTTGCCTTCGATGTCGCTGCGGCAGCGGGCCACGCCGCTACGTTTCTGGCCGAGGATATGTCGGCCTCACGGGTCAAGGTGCCCACCAAGTGCGCCACGGTCAACCCGCAGAAGAATTCCCCGGCCCTGGGTGCAACCATGGCCTACCTGGGGATCGACAACATGCTGGGGCTGCTGCACGGCGCCCAGGGGTGCTCCACCTTTATACGTCTGCAACTATCGCGGCATTACAAAGAATCGATTGCCCTCAACTGCACCGCCATGAGCGAGGATACCGCCATCTTCGGCGGTTGGGAAAATCTCAAGAAGGGCATCAAGCGGGTTATCGACAAATTCAGCCCCGAAGTGGTCGGCATTATGACCTCCGGTCTGACCGAGACCATGGGCGACGATGTGCAGAGTGCCATCGTCCACTTCCGCCAGGAAAACCCCGACTATGCCGGTGTACCCATTGTGTGGGCATCCACACCGGATTACTGCGGTTCACTGCAGGAGGGATATGCGGCCACCGTCGAAGCGATTGTCGCCACCCTGCCGGAGGGGGGGACGGCTATCGAGAGGCAGGTCAACCTGCTGCCGGGCGCGCACCTCACGCCCGCTGATGTGGAAGAGATCAAGGAACTGGTCGAAT
Encoded proteins:
- a CDS encoding CoA-binding protein, which gives rise to MTVQQQIDQFLSSPAFGVIGASKNRSKYGNKILRCYQQHGYKAIPVNPNETEIEGVASVSAINDLPPEVKSISMITPPAVTAQLVPLALEKGIENIWMQPGAEHPEAVALCRQRNINVIADGSCLLVVVGYHDH
- a CDS encoding bifunctional nitrogenase iron-molybdenum cofactor biosynthesis protein NifEN, with the protein product MAKPDWYDTTDCETNDKGAPKFCKKSEPGEGTERSCAYDGARVVLMPITDVIHLVHGPIACAGNSWDNRGARSSGAQLYRRGFTTEMLENDVIFGGEKKLYKAILDLAERYKGQANAMFVYATCVTAMTGDDVEAVCKAASEKISLPIIPVNTPGFIGDKNIGNRLAGEILFKHVIGTAEPPVLGDYPINLIGEYNIAGDLWGMLPLFNRLGIQILSCISGDAKFEELRYAHRAKLNIIICSKSLTNLAKKMQKNYGMPYLEESFYGMTDTAKALRDIARELDNIVNGLEKRTMQDRVEQLLAEEEEACRKRIAPFRARLEGKRAVLFTGGVKTWSMVNSMRELGVEILAAGTQNSTLEDFYRMKGLMHKDAKIIEDTSTAGLLAVMAEKMPDLIVAGGKTKYLALKTKTPFLDINHGRSHPYAGYEGMVTFARQLDLTVNNPIWPVINQPAPWEKSDEQLAFDVAAAAGHAATFLAEDMSASRVKVPTKCATVNPQKNSPALGATMAYLGIDNMLGLLHGAQGCSTFIRLQLSRHYKESIALNCTAMSEDTAIFGGWENLKKGIKRVIDKFSPEVVGIMTSGLTETMGDDVQSAIVHFRQENPDYAGVPIVWASTPDYCGSLQEGYAATVEAIVATLPEGGTAIERQVNLLPGAHLTPADVEEIKELVESFGLTVLTIPDIANAMDGHVDDVVSPLSTGGIAVDDIRKAGRSVATLYIGDSLAKAGMKLKEKFDIPAYGFNSLTGLAETDRFMETLSAIAGLPIPEKHRRWRSRLMDAMLDSHYQFGTKKVALALESDNLKALTTFLSGMGCEIQAALSATRTRGLDALPSDNVFVGDLEDLEEAARDVDLLVANSNGRQAAGKLKIGAHLRAGVPVFDRLGAHQKVWVGYRGTMNLVFEVANLFQANAKEAQKFAHN
- the typA gene encoding translational GTPase TypA — protein: MQERIRNIAIIAHVDHGKTTLVDAMLRHSGVFRENEAITERVMDSNDLEKERGITILAKNLSIHHGRYKINIVDTPGHADFGGEVERVLKMVDSVLLLVDALDGPMPQTRFVLKKSLDLGLKPIVVINKIDRPGSRPDEVLNMVFDLFCELNASDDQLDFPVVYTSAKLGFAKLDVSVESSSMEPLFAVIESNVRPPQGDAKAPFQMLVANIDYNDYIGRIATGRIFNGSVASGETVAMIKQNGTIQRGRITKLFGYEGLKQVEISEAGTGDIVTVAGFDEISIGETLASAETPVAVPYVSIDEPTLAMNFMVNASPFAGREGKWVTSRNIRERLTKELRTNVSLRVDDTDSPDTLKVSGRGELHLSILIENMRREGFELAVSKPEVIIREKDGQKMEPMEYLVVDVASEFQGAIIEKMGPRKGEMAAMSPMGEMVRLEFIIPARGLIGLRGEVLTDTRGTAVMTHTFHEYAPYKGDIPGRKNGVLIAMEHGETTAYSLDALQPRGTLFIGAGVEVYGGMIIGQHAKDNDLDVNPCKGKKLTNVRASGSDDAIKLTPPRLLTLEQALEFIDDDELVEITPLSIRLRKKELDPTKRKRASKN